Part of the Halopenitus persicus genome is shown below.
TCTGAAATAAAGAGTGCATTGGTCATTGTGTTAATCCCTCCTCCATAATGTCGTGTATATGCAAGACACCTACTAATCTATCATCATCATCTGTCACAACAAGTTGCGTGATGCTATACTCTTCAATCGTTTCAAGTGCGCGTATCGCAAGTGTCTCAGGCGATGTTGTAACTGGACTAGTAGTCATCACATCTTCAGCCGTAATATTATGAAGATCTGTTCCAGACTCAATTAAGCGACGTATATCTCCATCAGTTATTATACCTTCTACGTGACTTTCATCATCTTGAACGACAGCTATACCTTTCCCACCTTCACTCACTTTGACAGCAACTTGGGCTAATGTATCCGAAGGATGTGTTTCTGGCATTTCTTTGTACAGCAGATCTTCTACAGTAAGCAGGAGGCGCTTTCCGATGGGTCCTCCAGGGTGAAAATGGCCGTAATCTTGTTTCCCGAAATCCCGGCTTGCCATCAACGCGTTAGCGATACCGTCTCCGATAGCCATTGTGGCGGTCGCGCTAGCCATCGGAACTAGATCGACGACAGCACCTTCCTCTTCCACTTTCGTATTAATATGATAGTCCGTTTGCTGTCCTAATTTCGAGCTTGGATCAGACGTTATTGCGACTGTTGTCGCATCAAAGGAACCGAGGAATTGAAGCAACTCAACCATCTCATCAGTGTTACCGCTGTTTGAAATGAGAACGACGATGTCGTTATCCGCTAGCGCACCTAAATCCCCGTGGAGAGCCTCGACAGGATGAATAGTATGTGAAGAGATTCCTATGCTATTAAACGTCGATGAAATCTTTTGTCCCACGTCTCCAGATTTACCAATTCCAGTGAAAATAACTCGACCGTCTTCCTCGTCAATCACATTCGCCACTTGCGCGATCGCATCAACAGTCTGACTATTATGTAGTGCTTCGAGTGAATCCTTTTGGATCGATAAAGTACGAAGGACTGCATCGCTAACGGCGGGTTGGTCTCTCTTTGTCTGCTCACTAGTCATACTTCACCGTTTCGTCGATAGCCTTCCACTGCTCAAGATGCGACTCAAACTCATCAAGGGGTAGTTGTGTCTTTGCATCGCATTTGGCCGATGGTGGATCTGGATGCACCTCTGCGAAAATGCCTGCCACACCAGCCCCAAGTGCGGCCCGAGCCAGTGTTGGCGCAAAACGGCGGTCCCCACCGCTTGAGTCACCACGCGCCCCAGGCCGTTGAACGGAATGCGTCGTGTCGAACACAACCGGCTTGCCGAGTTCTTTCATAATATCGAGGTTTCGCATATCGACGACGAGGTTGTTGTATCCGAACATCGCGCCGCGTTCGCAGAGCATAATCTGTTCGTTTCCCATCGATTCGATTTTATCTACAACGTTGTCCATCCCTTCCGCTGAGAGGAACTGACCTTTTTTGACGTTTATTGGGAGTCCTGTTTCTCCAGCTGCGGTGAGCATATCAGTTTGCCGTGAGAGGAATGCAGGAACTTGCAGAATGTCAACAATTTCTGAAACTGGGTCGGCCTGTTCAGGTATGTGGAAGTCGGTTATGACTGGAAGGTCGTACTCGTCCTTGACGCGCTGAAGGATTTCAAGACCTTGTTTCATCCCTGGACCACGATATGAACTGATCGACGAGCGATTTGCTTTGTCGAACGAACTTTTGAAGATCAAATCGATATCGTAGCGCTCAGTAATAGATGTCAATTCTCGTGCTGTCTTCAGGACTTGTTCCTCTGATTCGATCACACACGGTCCTGCGATCAAAAAAAATGGGTCCTCGTTGGAGGCCGAAATTTTGTTACTGAGTTCCATCGTTACGTTCTTGCTGTATCTTTTTTTCTACGACGGGTATATCACTTTCCACGTTGACCTCTTTGGAATCGTAGTTAGTCTGGACTGTTTGTATTTCGTAGCCGTTTTCGAGCAGACGGAGTTGTTCTAAGTCTTCAGCTGATTCTAGATCTGACTGCATATCGATGTAATCGAGTAACAGCTTCGTCTCAAACCCATACAATCCAATATGCTTGTACGTTGTCCCCACTTTTCCTCCAGATGGAATTTTTGACCGCGAGAAATACAACGCTTTGCCGTCGGTATCAGTTACTACTTTGACGGTGTTTTCATTATCAAGAAGTGATTTATCCTCGATTGCAGAAATCGGTGTTGCGACTTTTGGAGCGTTTTTTCGAAGCGCTTGTACGATAGCGTCAATGACATTCGGATCGATAAGTGGCTCATCGCCCTGAATGTTGATCGTATAGTCCGAACCGACTTTTGCTGCGACTTCTGCGACTCGATCTGTTCCCGTCGGCTGATCAGACTCCGTCATCATTGCGGCACCACCGATGGATTCGACAGCCTCAACGATTCGCTCATCGTCTGTGGCGACAATGAGATCATCAAGTAACGTTGCGTTGCTTGCACGCTCGTATACATGCTGGATCATCGGTTTTCCAGCGATCTCGGCTAATGGTTTACCCGGAAGTCTCGTTGATCCGTATCGAGCCGGAATAACGCCAAGCACCGTTTGAGAAGCCGTGTCCAAGTGGGTTAAAATATCTCGAACAGCCCCTTCTCCCCCGTTATACTGGCTAATGTACGTACATTTATTTTTGACATCCTGAATCGCGTTTGCTGGACAACAAGCTATGCCGACAGTTTCCATCGCTTCTACATCTGTCAGATCGTCCCCGATGTACACTGTGTCCGCCAGATCGAATCCGAGACGGGATGTAATTTCTTTGGCTTTCCGTTTTTTATCTTGCACACCTTGATGTACTTCTCGCACACCAAGCTCTGAAGCACGTTTCTTAACGGCTTCTGACTCCCTAGATGTAACGATTACGAAGTCACAACCGTCCTTTTTTTTCCACTGTACGATCCCATATCCGTCTTTCACATCAAAAGATTTGAATACTTCTCCATCTTGGTTGATGTTTATTTTTGAGTCTGTGAGAACTCCATCAACATCTGAAAAAACTAAGTGACCCATTCTACCTTCTAACCTACGTAAACTATAGAAGATACCTAAGTTTTAGGATGCCGATTGAAACAGCATACTTTTCACTCAGATATGAGCCGCAATACATCACCGATATATGCGAACTAAAGTATACGATCGGGACAGCTTCGTTTCATATGTCGTCATATTGATCATTCACTCAAATACTATGTAGATATTATGCCTATCCACTTGACTGGATCCCATACAACTCTGCATATTTTCCGTCGTTATCAACCAGCTCCCGGTGCTCACCGACTTCCGTAATTCGTCCCCGTTCAACTGTATAGATCCGGTCGGCGTTCTTCACTGTCGACAGTCGATGAGCGATCGTGACGATTGCGTAATCACGATCCATCTCCTCGATCGCGCGCTGGACCTTTTTCTCTAAGTTCGAGTCGAGGTCACTGGTCGCTTCGTCGAGAATTAACACGTCGGCATCCTCCAACAGGGCACGAGCGAGTGCAACGCGCTGCTGTTGTCCGCCGGATAGTCGAACCCCGTCGTCACCCAGTAACGAATCATATCCCTTCGGCAGCTCATCGATAAACTCGTCAACTTTCGCGATTTTACACACTTGGTCGAGTTCGCTTTCAGAGACATCTCGATTTTCGAGCGTCAGGTTGTACCGAAGCGTATCATTGAAGATGAACGGGTCCTGTCTGACCATCGAGAGTCGGTCGCGCCACTCGGCAATGTCCATCTCGTCGATCGGGATCCCGTTTGCTCTGATCTCACCTCTATCGACTGGATACAACCGAGCCAGAAGCGACACGATGGTCGACTTCCCCGCGCCGGATTGTCCGACGAACCCGACGAACTCACCTTTCTCGACGGTGAAATCGATCCCGCGGAGGACCTGCTCCTCGTCGTCATATGAGAAGTGGACGTCGTCGAATTCAATTTCGTGAATTTTGTCCGGAACATCACGAGTCGATTCGGTGGGCTCCTCATACGTCGCGAGTTCGTCAGTGAATTGGATAGTCCGAACGAGGTGTGGGAGGTTGTTTTCTACCTTGTAGTACAGCGTGTTCACTTGGCTTGCCTTCGGGCCAAGTCGGAACATCGCGAAGAGGAACACGCCGAGTTCGCCGACCGAGAGGTTCGCGAACGTCAACGCGAGGAAGATCAGCACGAACACCGAGACGGCGACGACGAGATTGTAGAAGTTGTTGATCGCGGCCTCGTTCCGTCGGAGAACAATTCGAGATATGGTGAACTGTTCAATTGCGTCGGTGAAATCTTCGAACAGTTCTTCGGCGAGCCCGAAAACCCGCACGTCACGAATTCCTTGCGTGCCAGCCTGTGCTGCTTCTTGACGGAGCTCATTCGCCTCTGCGACCTGTTCGCCGACGTCGTACCCCGAGTCAAGAATGCGACGGAAAAACAGGGAAAATCCACCGAGGACGACTCCAGTAGCAATCGTCAGTATCGGAGCGATCATCAACGCGACGATGAAGTATACACCGGTGAGAAAGGATTGTTGAGTGAAGTTAATCCCCTGGCTGATTACTGCTCCCGCGTAATTCGTCTGGGTGACGATCGCATTCAAAATATCATCGGAACCCTCCTCATCGAAGTACTCTACCCGCGCGTTCAATGCATTCCGGAACGCACGCGTCTGAAGGTCCCGGATATAGTAGGTTCGTAATGCCTCGCGAAACCATGCAACCGCAAAGCTGGTCGTGTACCGTGCGACCATCACCAGCGACACGCCGAGTACGACGTATCCCAGCGTGAATGGAATTCCGAGTGCTTGGTAAGCCGTGACGAACACCGCCAACAGTCCCTCCGCCTCCGCGGCGGGATCCTGAAGCTGTACGAGTTCAACGATCGGGAGAATGAAACTCAGACCGACTCCTTCGAGCACCGCTGCGGCAACGCCGAGGACGACGACCATCGTCGTGTACTTCGGATCGTACGTCGCGACATCGCGGAGGGCATTGAGTTTCGCTCGTCTGGAGACCGGTTCGGGATCTGACGATGACATATCGGTCGGTTATCCCGATTTTCCGGTCGGCCCGAATAATATCGTCGGTCTCGTCCCGTTGTTTTCCTCTGTAGAGATCGTACCGAAGAATCCTCGCGAACATCCTTCTTTAATATCGCTTCCGCGAGGACGCCGTCGACCCCGGATCGCCCCAGCGCGTCGACGACCGGCCGAAGCGACTCCGCGAAGACGTTGTCCCCGTTCACGACCAGAAACGACCCCGAAACGTGGGGCGCCGCCTGCAGCACCGCGTGCGCGAGCCCGCGCCGCTCGCGCTGGTGGACGTACGTGATCGGCGTGCCCTCGTATACGTCGCCGAACCGGTCGACGATCCGCGTCCCCTCGTACCCGATCACGACGACCAGCTCGTCGGCGCCCGCCCCGATCGCCCGATCGACCACGTGCGCGAGCAGGGGCCGGCCGGCGACCGCGACCAGGCCCGTCGGTCGATCCGCGGTCAGCGCCCCGAGACGCGACCCACGCCCGGCCGCGGGAACCACGACCTGCATACTCCCCGGTCGGGGCGCCAGCCCCGAGTAGCCATCGGCCGACCGCGACCGCGGTCACCCCCATCTGCTCCCCCTCGATCGGGGTCGAAACCCCATCTCGTCACCCACGTTCGTCCGTCTCGACCGCGCGCTCGTACAGCGCATCCGAGATCCAAAACCCCGCCTCGCGGAGTGCATCGAGTTCCGATTCGAGATCGACGTCGTCCCGGGCCGACGCGCGGAGGTGGATTCCCACGACGCCGGTCACCGGGACGTCGTGACGCGTTGCCGTCGCACGGCCCTCACGCTCGTCGATGAGCACGCGCTCCGCATCGACGTCGATGGCGTATGCGATGGCCGCAGCCTCTCCCCGGTCGAGCTGTCGCTCGAACTCGGTTCGGAGGTCGGTCGGTTCCGGAGAGACGACCCGCATCCCGCCCCGATCCCGAAACGCTTCGGTTCGAGTCACGGCCACCGAATCCCGCGGTGAGTTCGTTCCAAACCGCCGTCGGAACGACCACCTCGTCGAACTGGGATTCCACCAGGTGAAGCCGCTCGATGAGTGCCAGATTCAATAGCGGTGACGTGTTCGAAACGACCGTCATTCTCGCGCGTACTCGACGTCGAGCGCGAGATCCGCCTCGGTGTAGTGTCGCTCCACCCCACGCTCGCCCAGCAGTCGGTGGAACGCCGCCTTCGAGAGCCCGGCCAGATCCCGTGCCTTCCCGAATGACAAATATCCCTCCCGGTACAGCGACACCGCGAGTTCCCGCCTGACGATCGGCTCGCGGTCCGCCGGCGGCGCGGCGATCGCATCCAGCACGTCGGGCGGGAGATCGATGCTGCTCATACCGATCGATTCGACGTCGTGCCACTTAGTAACGCCGTTTGGGTTCGTACTGGCCCCTTGATACGGGGAGTGGATACATCGACGTGGGAACGATGCCGGAGACTGAACGCGGTCCTCTCGACGGAGTCGCTGTCCCCGCCACACACCGTCTCGTGATGGGGTTTCTTACCGACGAACACGTTCCCCGCGTGTTCGTCACAAGCCTCCGGGTCGGTCTCGTTCCGGAACGAGATGGCGGGCGGGTGGAGCAGCATATTTATGTCCGGTTCCGACGTAGAAACCCGTATGTCCGGGCTCGAAGCGGATCTCGATGCCATCGCGGCCGTCGGC
Proteins encoded:
- a CDS encoding KpsF/GutQ family sugar-phosphate isomerase gives rise to the protein MTSEQTKRDQPAVSDAVLRTLSIQKDSLEALHNSQTVDAIAQVANVIDEEDGRVIFTGIGKSGDVGQKISSTFNSIGISSHTIHPVEALHGDLGALADNDIVVLISNSGNTDEMVELLQFLGSFDATTVAITSDPSSKLGQQTDYHINTKVEEEGAVVDLVPMASATATMAIGDGIANALMASRDFGKQDYGHFHPGGPIGKRLLLTVEDLLYKEMPETHPSDTLAQVAVKVSEGGKGIAVVQDDESHVEGIITDGDIRRLIESGTDLHNITAEDVMTTSPVTTSPETLAIRALETIEEYSITQLVVTDDDDRLVGVLHIHDIMEEGLTQ
- the kdsA gene encoding 3-deoxy-8-phosphooctulonate synthase; translated protein: MELSNKISASNEDPFFLIAGPCVIESEEQVLKTARELTSITERYDIDLIFKSSFDKANRSSISSYRGPGMKQGLEILQRVKDEYDLPVITDFHIPEQADPVSEIVDILQVPAFLSRQTDMLTAAGETGLPINVKKGQFLSAEGMDNVVDKIESMGNEQIMLCERGAMFGYNNLVVDMRNLDIMKELGKPVVFDTTHSVQRPGARGDSSGGDRRFAPTLARAALGAGVAGIFAEVHPDPPSAKCDAKTQLPLDEFESHLEQWKAIDETVKYD
- the kdsB gene encoding 3-deoxy-manno-octulosonate cytidylyltransferase; this encodes MGHLVFSDVDGVLTDSKININQDGEVFKSFDVKDGYGIVQWKKKDGCDFVIVTSRESEAVKKRASELGVREVHQGVQDKKRKAKEITSRLGFDLADTVYIGDDLTDVEAMETVGIACCPANAIQDVKNKCTYISQYNGGEGAVRDILTHLDTASQTVLGVIPARYGSTRLPGKPLAEIAGKPMIQHVYERASNATLLDDLIVATDDERIVEAVESIGGAAMMTESDQPTGTDRVAEVAAKVGSDYTINIQGDEPLIDPNVIDAIVQALRKNAPKVATPISAIEDKSLLDNENTVKVVTDTDGKALYFSRSKIPSGGKVGTTYKHIGLYGFETKLLLDYIDMQSDLESAEDLEQLRLLENGYEIQTVQTNYDSKEVNVESDIPVVEKKIQQERNDGTQ
- a CDS encoding ABC transporter ATP-binding protein codes for the protein MVARYTTSFAVAWFREALRTYYIRDLQTRAFRNALNARVEYFDEEGSDDILNAIVTQTNYAGAVISQGINFTQQSFLTGVYFIVALMIAPILTIATGVVLGGFSLFFRRILDSGYDVGEQVAEANELRQEAAQAGTQGIRDVRVFGLAEELFEDFTDAIEQFTISRIVLRRNEAAINNFYNLVVAVSVFVLIFLALTFANLSVGELGVFLFAMFRLGPKASQVNTLYYKVENNLPHLVRTIQFTDELATYEEPTESTRDVPDKIHEIEFDDVHFSYDDEEQVLRGIDFTVEKGEFVGFVGQSGAGKSTIVSLLARLYPVDRGEIRANGIPIDEMDIAEWRDRLSMVRQDPFIFNDTLRYNLTLENRDVSESELDQVCKIAKVDEFIDELPKGYDSLLGDDGVRLSGGQQQRVALARALLEDADVLILDEATSDLDSNLEKKVQRAIEEMDRDYAIVTIAHRLSTVKNADRIYTVERGRITEVGEHRELVDNDGKYAELYGIQSSG
- a CDS encoding sugar phosphate nucleotidyltransferase — encoded protein: MQVVVPAAGRGSRLGALTADRPTGLVAVAGRPLLAHVVDRAIGAGADELVVVIGYEGTRIVDRFGDVYEGTPITYVHQRERRGLAHAVLQAAPHVSGSFLVVNGDNVFAESLRPVVDALGRSGVDGVLAEAILKKDVREDSSVRSLQRKTTGRDRRYYSGRPENRDNRPICHRQIPNRSPDERNSMPSAMSRRTIRSTRRWSSSSALPQRCSKESV
- a CDS encoding DUF3368 domain-containing protein, whose amino-acid sequence is MTRTEAFRDRGGMRVVSPEPTDLRTEFERQLDRGEAAAIAYAIDVDAERVLIDEREGRATATRHDVPVTGVVGIHLRASARDDVDLESELDALREAGFWISDALYERAVETDERG
- a CDS encoding UPF0175 family protein, with translation MSSIDLPPDVLDAIAAPPADREPIVRRELAVSLYREGYLSFGKARDLAGLSKAAFHRLLGERGVERHYTEADLALDVEYARE